The stretch of DNA GAACAACCGGCAGATTCCAGTGAAAGACTACGAGAAACTACCCGCTTTTTTTAACCCCATCGACTTCAACGCCAAAGAATGGGTGTCGATGGCGAAAAATGCCGGGATGAAATACATTACCATTACCAGCAAACACCACGACGGTTTCGCTATCTACGACTCGAAAGTGTCTGATTATGACATTATGGATCGAACGCCGTACAAAAAAGACGTGCTGAAGCTGTTGGCCGACGAATGCCGGGCGCAGGGCATTAAACTGTTTTTTTACCACTCCCACCTCGACTGGCACCACCCCGATTATTTTCCACGCGGCAAAACCGGCAACCACACGGGTCGGCCCGAAAGCGGTAACTTCGACAACTACCTGAAATACATGGATACGCAGTTGACTGAACTGTTGACCAACTACGGCCCCATCGGAGGCATCTGGTTCGATGGCTGGTGGGATCAGGCCAAAGACGAACTGAACAAAAGCACCCGCGACACTAAAGTCGACTGGCAGCTACGACGCACCTACGACCTGATTCACAAACTGCAACCGGCCTGCCTGATTGGCAACAATCACCACGTGGCCCCGTTTGAAGGCGAAGATTTCCAGATGTTCGAGCGCGACCTGCCCGGCCAGAATACTTTCGGGTATAACACCGGCGAAATCAGTCAGTTGCCGCTCGAAACCTGTGAGACCATGAACGGTGCGTGGGGTTTCAATATCAAAGATACAAACTACAAAAGCGCAAAAGCCCTCGTACATTATTTAGTAAAAGCCGCTGGACACAACGCCAATTTTCTGCTGAACGTGGGGCCGATGCCCAATGGAAAGATACAGCCCGAATTTGTAAAAGCCCTGAGCGAAGTGGGCCAATGGACACAACAAAATGGCGAAACCATTTATGGCACACGCGGTGGACCGGTTTCGGCCCGCAACTGGGGTATTACAACCGCCAAAGACAACCGCGTGTTTGTACACATCCTCGACTGGAGCGACCGCCAACTGACGCTACCCGCCCTGCCCGGCAAAATTCGCTCAGCTAAATTATTTGCCGACAAATCACCCGTCAAAGTCATACAATCGACCGAGGGCGTTGTACTGACTATGTCCAATGCACCGAGTGCCAATACAATCGACACAATTATTGAGTTGGAGATGACATCAGAGACCGCCAAGAAGTGATTTATACCGCTGCAACTTCTTCGCTCACCGTCAGCCGAAGCAACTCCTCCCGCATAATCGTCAGCCCTTTTTGCAATAGGTCGTCTTCGATAACGAGCGGAGATAGCACCCGAATCACATTGCTATAGATTCCCGCGCTGATGAGAAACAGCCCGCGAGCCGCGCAGGCCGCTACGAGTTGCTGCGTTAAGACCGTGTCGGGTTGGTTGGGATCGCCGTTTTTGACGAGTTCGATGGCAACCATGGCTCCCAGCCCACGCACGTCGCCAATGGCGGAACAGTCGGTTTGAAGGTTGCGGAAGAACGAATAGACCATTTCGCCAACGCGCTCGCCCAACCGGTTGATGTCGATGTCCTCCATATAACGGATGGTTGCCAGCGATGCCGCACAGGCCACCGGATTGCCCGCATACGTACCGCCCAGAGTGCCCGGCCTTGCTTTGTCCATGACCTCGGCCTTGCCCATCACGCAGGCAATCGGAATGCCCGACCCCATCGATTTGGCCCAGGTCGAGATGTCGGGTACTATATCGTAATGCTCATAGGCAGCCCACCGGCCCGTTCGACCAAAACCGCTTTGCACCTCGTCGAGTATGAGTAAAATGCCGTATTCGTCGCAAAGTTGGCGCAAACCCTGAAGGTATCGTTTGGGCGTGACGTAGAAACCGCCTTCGCCCAGCACTGGCTCCAGAATCACTGCCGCTACGTTCTCCGGGGCCACCACGCTGCTCAGGTACTTACGGAAGTTGGCTAATTCCTGCTCTACAAACGCGTCGAAGTCCTGCCCATGCCCATTGTGATAATAGTCAGGAAACGGAATCCGGTAAACCTCCGGCGCAAACGGCCCACAGCCGAGTTTGTAGCTCACTTTCGAGGTCAGCGTCATGCCCATCGTGGTGCGTCCGTGGAACCCGCCCGTGTAACAGATAATCCCCTGCCGACCGGTTGCCTGCCGTGCAATCTTGATAGCGTTCTCGACCGCTTCGGCCCCGGTGCTGACCATCATCACCTTCGTAGCCTCGCCGTGCGGAAGAATGTCGACCAGTTTTTCGGCCAGCAGCACAAAGGGTTCGTGGGTGAGCAGGTTGAAGAAGGTATGCATCAGTTTCCCAGCCTGTTCACGAATGGCCTCCACCACCGGTTCGGGGCAATGGCCGGCATTGAGTACGCCAATGCCGCCCGAAAAGTCGATGTATTCGCGACCGTCGTGGCTAACGAACGTAGCCCCGTGCGCGTAAGCGGCATCGAGCGTCTGACTCATGACCATCGCCTTTGGCACCACCGCGTTCCGTCGCTGTAAAAGTTCCTGTGAGTTCATGGTATATACTTATCCAATGTAAATTGTCTTCGACTGACAAAAATCCTTGATACCAGCTTCAGACAGTTCGCGACCGTAGCCGGATTTTTTGACCCCGCCAATGGGCAACCGCGAGTCGGAGCGCACCACGGCATTCACGAACACGCTGCCCGCTTCGAGTTGGTGGCTTAGGCGTTCGGCGCGGGCTACGTCGTGCGTCCAGATGGCAGCACTCAGCCCGTAGCGCGACTGATTGGCGAGTCGGATGGCTTCGGCTTCGTCGGCCACTTCGGTAATGACCGCAACGGGACCGAACGTTTCCTCCCGGAACACCACCGAGTCGGGCGTTACGTTGTCGAGCAGCGTAGGCGCGAAATGGCAGTCGTGCCGGGTGCCGCCGACGAGTAACGTAGCACCTTCCTGCACGGCGGTCTGCACCTGACGTTCGAGGGTTTCGGCTAAGTCAATCCGGGCCAGCGGGCCGAGTTTGGTATCCGGCTCGGTCGGGTCGCCCTGTTTCAGATGTTCGACAAGCGTTTTCACCTTCTCCGTAAAAGCCGCCTTCACCGACGACTCCACCAGAAACCGTTTGGCGGCAATGCAAACCTGCCCGGCGTTCATCATGCGCGACTGCACAGCCGCCTGCGCGGCCCGGTCGAGGTCGGCGTCGGCCAGCACAATGAGCGCGTCGGAGCCACCGAGTTCGAGTACCGATTTTTTGATGTGCTGCCCCGCCAGCGCGGCTACCGACGCCCCGGCGCGTTCGCTGCCCGTAAGCGTGACCATACCCACGCGGTCATCGGCCAGCAGATTCGCCACGGCGTCTGTATCGGCCACGATTGCCTGGAAAACGCCTTCGGGGAAACCAGCCGTTCGGTATGCCTGCTCAATCGCCAGCGCGCAGCCAAAGACATTGGGCGCATGTTTGAGTAGCGTTACGTTACCCGCCATCAGAGCCGGAACCGCATAGCGAAACACCTGCCACAACGGGAAATTCCAGGGCATAATGGCCAGCACTACGCCCACCGGTTCATAAACCACTAAGCTCTTTTGCGCGTCGGTCGGGATGATGTCGGGGTGCAGTAACCGCTCGGCCTGTTCGGCGTAATAGTCGCACTGCCCGGCGCACTTCTCCACTTCGGCCATCGCTTCGGCCTTGATTTTGCCCATCTCAGCCGTGATGAGATCAGCGAGGTCAGCTTGTTGTACCCGTAACGTAGCGGCTAACTGTCGGAACAAATCGCCCCGTTCGGCAAAGGATTGCCCAGCCCATGTCCGCTGCGTTTCGGCTGCCCGCGCCAGTTTAGTTTCTATCTGTTCGGGCGTTTCGGCAGTGTAATCTTGCAGGACCTGCCCCGTATTGGGATTGATGCTCTGGAATGTTTTCATAACGGTTGCCTATACGTACCAGCCCAGCGGAGCTTCGTCGAGATAGACGTTGATTTGTTTGGTTTCGAGATATGACTCGATGCCGTATTTACCCAGTTCGCGGCCAATACCGCTTTTCTTGTAGCCGCCCCACGGCAGTTCGTTGAAGGTTGGGTGGTAGTTGTTGACCCACGTAATACCTGCCCGAATCTGCCTGACAACCCGGTGTGCCCGGTTGATGTCTTTCGTGAATACGCCAGCAGCCAGACCGTATTCGGTATCGTTGGCGAGTCGCACAGCCTCTTCTTCGGTCCTGAATGGAATTACAGCCAGCACCGGCCCAAAAATCTCTTCGCGGGCAATGGTCATGTCGGGCGTTACGTTAGTGAAAATGGTTGGCTCTACGAAGTTACCCTTCGCAAATTCGTCGCCTTCGGGTCGTTTGCCGCCGGTTAGCACCGTAGCTCCCTCGGCCTTGCCTACGTTGATGTAATGTTCAACTTTCTGCCGATGTTCAGCAGACACCAGCGGCCCCATCCGAACGCCCTCGCCCAGCCCGTGACCGAGTTTGATGGTACGGGCAATGTCGGCCACGCGGTTTACAAAGACGTCGTGAACCGACTCTTCGACCAATAGCCGCGACCCTGCCGAACACACCTCGCCCTGATTGGCAAAGGCGGCAAAGGCTACCCATTCAGCCGCCGTTTCCATATCGCAGTCGGCAAATACGACCACGGGGTTTTTGCCGCCCAGTTCGAGCGTCACGCGCTTGATATTTTTGGCTGCAGCCTGCATAATCAGGCTTCCCGTGTCGGTGCCGCCCGTGAACGCAATCTTGTCCACGTCGGGGTGCGACGACAGCGCGGCACCGGCTACCTCGCCCGCGCCCGTCACAAAGTTCACCACGCCCGGCGGAAAGTCGAGGTCGATGGTCATCTGCCCCAGTTCCAGCACTGAGAGGGGCGTCAGTTCGGAGGGTTTCAGCACCACCGTGCAGCCAGCCGCCAGCGCGGGGGCCAGTTTCCACGTAGCCATAAGCAGCGGATAGTTCCACGGCACAATCTGAGCCGCTACGCCCACCGGTTCGCGCACCACCATGCTGAGCATGTTCATGGGTACAGGCACGGTCTCACCCATGATTTTCGTCGCCTGCCCGGCGTAGTACTCGAAACAGGCGGCTGCATCGCTCACGTCGGCTTCGGCCTCGGCCAGCGGTTTACCACAGTTGCGCGTGTCGAGTTCGGCCAGCATAGCCGCATATTCTCGGATTCTGGCCGCCAGTGCCAGCAACAGCCGCGCCCGGTTCTGGGCATTGTCAGACGCGGCCCACGAGCCTTCGTCAAACGCCTGCCGTGCTGCCGCTACGGCCCGATTCACATCATCCGGCGTGGCTTCGGCCACAGTTGCCAACATCTCGCCGTTGGCGGGGTCGGTGAGGGTGCGGGTGCCGCCATCCGAAGCCGCCATCCACGCACCGTTGATAAGCATTTTGTATGATTTCATGTCTTATTGGTCATTCGCCAGCGTAGCTTTCGCTACGGGCCAGTTCAGGTACACGGTTTCGTAGCCATCGAGCGCGCTGAGTTCGTCGGGGCGGACCGCTACGTCGATGCGTTCGCCGGAATCGGTCAGGGTGCAGTGGATTTTCCATTGGTTGCCAAGAAACGTCCGGCCAGTCAGTTGGGCCGGGAGCGCGAACGTATCGGCGGGGCGTTGGCGATTGATAACTACGTGTTCGGGCCGGATAAACAGGAACGCCCGGCCCGGTGCTACGTTGGGCGTATCGACCACGGGAATCACCACCTCACCCCGGCGGAACGTCTGTCCGTCGAAGGTGCCGGGCAACGTGTTGTTTTCGCCGATGAAGTCGGCCACGAAGCGGGTGCGGGGGTGGTTATAAACCGTCTGCGGTGCGTCGAGCTGGTCGATAACGCCCCGGTTCATCACCGCAATCCGATCCGACATGGTCAGGGCTTCTTCCTGATCGTGCGTCACAAACACGAACGTAATGCCGAGTTGCTCGTGCAGATTTTTTAGCTCCTGCTGCATCTGTTTTCGCAGTTTCAGGTCGAGTGCGGCCAGCGGCTCATCAAGCAGCAGCACCTTCGGTCGGTTCACAATTGCCCGGGCCAGTGCCACCCGCTGCTGCTGCCCGCCCGACAACTCCTTCGGCTTACGACTGGCAAAGACATCCATCTGCACCATCGCCAGAGCCTGTTGCACCTGTTCGGTCCGGTCGGCTTTCGCTACGCCATGCTGTTTCAGCCCAAATGCTACGTTGTCGGACACGTTCAGGTGCGGAAACAGGGCATAGTTCTGAAACACCGTATTGACGTTCCGGCGATAGGGCGGCAGGCTGGTTATGTCTTCGCCGTCGAGCAGCACGCGCCCCGCCGATGGAGTCTCAAAACCCGCAATCATACGTAGCAACGTGGTTTTGCCGCAGCCGCTCGGACCCAGCAGAGTCAGAAACTCGCCCCGCCGAATAGCAAGGTTAAGCAACGGAATCACCCGGTTGCTACCGAACGATTTTTCGATTCGTTCGAGCCGCACAAGAGGTCGCTCAGTCGCAGTTATCG from Spirosoma montaniterrae encodes:
- a CDS encoding alpha-L-fucosidase; the encoded protein is MRLLLATLLLSLSLTATAQTTYTPAPENLAARKAFQDDKFGLFIHWGVYSLLGDGEWVMNNRQIPVKDYEKLPAFFNPIDFNAKEWVSMAKNAGMKYITITSKHHDGFAIYDSKVSDYDIMDRTPYKKDVLKLLADECRAQGIKLFFYHSHLDWHHPDYFPRGKTGNHTGRPESGNFDNYLKYMDTQLTELLTNYGPIGGIWFDGWWDQAKDELNKSTRDTKVDWQLRRTYDLIHKLQPACLIGNNHHVAPFEGEDFQMFERDLPGQNTFGYNTGEISQLPLETCETMNGAWGFNIKDTNYKSAKALVHYLVKAAGHNANFLLNVGPMPNGKIQPEFVKALSEVGQWTQQNGETIYGTRGGPVSARNWGITTAKDNRVFVHILDWSDRQLTLPALPGKIRSAKLFADKSPVKVIQSTEGVVLTMSNAPSANTIDTIIELEMTSETAKK
- a CDS encoding NAD-dependent succinate-semialdehyde dehydrogenase, producing MKTFQSINPNTGQVLQDYTAETPEQIETKLARAAETQRTWAGQSFAERGDLFRQLAATLRVQQADLADLITAEMGKIKAEAMAEVEKCAGQCDYYAEQAERLLHPDIIPTDAQKSLVVYEPVGVVLAIMPWNFPLWQVFRYAVPALMAGNVTLLKHAPNVFGCALAIEQAYRTAGFPEGVFQAIVADTDAVANLLADDRVGMVTLTGSERAGASVAALAGQHIKKSVLELGGSDALIVLADADLDRAAQAAVQSRMMNAGQVCIAAKRFLVESSVKAAFTEKVKTLVEHLKQGDPTEPDTKLGPLARIDLAETLERQVQTAVQEGATLLVGGTRHDCHFAPTLLDNVTPDSVVFREETFGPVAVITEVADEAEAIRLANQSRYGLSAAIWTHDVARAERLSHQLEAGSVFVNAVVRSDSRLPIGGVKKSGYGRELSEAGIKDFCQSKTIYIG
- a CDS encoding aldehyde dehydrogenase family protein, which encodes MKSYKMLINGAWMAASDGGTRTLTDPANGEMLATVAEATPDDVNRAVAAARQAFDEGSWAASDNAQNRARLLLALAARIREYAAMLAELDTRNCGKPLAEAEADVSDAAACFEYYAGQATKIMGETVPVPMNMLSMVVREPVGVAAQIVPWNYPLLMATWKLAPALAAGCTVVLKPSELTPLSVLELGQMTIDLDFPPGVVNFVTGAGEVAGAALSSHPDVDKIAFTGGTDTGSLIMQAAAKNIKRVTLELGGKNPVVVFADCDMETAAEWVAFAAFANQGEVCSAGSRLLVEESVHDVFVNRVADIARTIKLGHGLGEGVRMGPLVSAEHRQKVEHYINVGKAEGATVLTGGKRPEGDEFAKGNFVEPTIFTNVTPDMTIAREEIFGPVLAVIPFRTEEEAVRLANDTEYGLAAGVFTKDINRAHRVVRQIRAGITWVNNYHPTFNELPWGGYKKSGIGRELGKYGIESYLETKQINVYLDEAPLGWYV
- a CDS encoding aspartate aminotransferase family protein; the protein is MNSQELLQRRNAVVPKAMVMSQTLDAAYAHGATFVSHDGREYIDFSGGIGVLNAGHCPEPVVEAIREQAGKLMHTFFNLLTHEPFVLLAEKLVDILPHGEATKVMMVSTGAEAVENAIKIARQATGRQGIICYTGGFHGRTTMGMTLTSKVSYKLGCGPFAPEVYRIPFPDYYHNGHGQDFDAFVEQELANFRKYLSSVVAPENVAAVILEPVLGEGGFYVTPKRYLQGLRQLCDEYGILLILDEVQSGFGRTGRWAAYEHYDIVPDISTWAKSMGSGIPIACVMGKAEVMDKARPGTLGGTYAGNPVACAASLATIRYMEDIDINRLGERVGEMVYSFFRNLQTDCSAIGDVRGLGAMVAIELVKNGDPNQPDTVLTQQLVAACAARGLFLISAGIYSNVIRVLSPLVIEDDLLQKGLTIMREELLRLTVSEEVAAV
- a CDS encoding ABC transporter ATP-binding protein, with product MKISSDTMLTPPPTITATERPLVRLERIEKSFGSNRVIPLLNLAIRRGEFLTLLGPSGCGKTTLLRMIAGFETPSAGRVLLDGEDITSLPPYRRNVNTVFQNYALFPHLNVSDNVAFGLKQHGVAKADRTEQVQQALAMVQMDVFASRKPKELSGGQQQRVALARAIVNRPKVLLLDEPLAALDLKLRKQMQQELKNLHEQLGITFVFVTHDQEEALTMSDRIAVMNRGVIDQLDAPQTVYNHPRTRFVADFIGENNTLPGTFDGQTFRRGEVVIPVVDTPNVAPGRAFLFIRPEHVVINRQRPADTFALPAQLTGRTFLGNQWKIHCTLTDSGERIDVAVRPDELSALDGYETVYLNWPVAKATLANDQ